The following are encoded in a window of Mustela nigripes isolate SB6536 chromosome 1, MUSNIG.SB6536, whole genome shotgun sequence genomic DNA:
- the SLC10A4 gene encoding sodium/bile acid cotransporter 4 encodes MDGPDNATLLFGPSSLQPDNYTLSPDASSLRPGSDLPVAPTSSPGPSPGLSLAPSPGVGFSPGPAPTPEPTAGGSAGGAASLGPSLFPHPWAHPQTPFWDTPLNHGLNVFVGAALCITMLGLGCTVDVNHFGEHVRRPVGALLAALCQFGLLPLLAFLLALAFSLNEVAAVAVLLCGCCPGGNLSNLMSLLVDGDMNLSIIMTISSTLLALVLMPLCLWIYSRAWINTPLVQLLPLGAVTLTLCGTLIPIGLGVFIRYKYNRVADYIVKVSLWSLLVTLVVLFIMTGTMLGPELLASIPASVYMIAIFMPLAGYASGYGLATLFHLPPNCRRTVCLETGSQNVQLCTAILKLAFPPRFIGSMYMFPLLYALFQSAEAGILVLIYKMYGSEILHKRDPLDEDEDTDISYKKLKEEEMADTSYGTVKADNLIMMETTQTSL; translated from the exons ATGGACGGCCCCGACAACGCGACGCTGCTCTTCGGCCCGTCCTCGCTGCAGCCGGACAACTACACGCTGTCGCCCGATGCCAGCAGCCTGCGCCCCGGCTCGGACCTGCCCGTcgcccccacctccagccccggccccagcccgGGGCTCAGTCTCGCGCCCAGTCCGGGCGTCGGTTTCAGCCCCGGCCCAGCGCCCACCCCGGAGCCGACGGCCGGCGGCTCGGCGGGCGGCGCGGCCAGCCTGGGCCCGtccctgttcccccacccctggGCGCACCCCCAGACCCCGTTCTGGGACACGCCGCTGAACCACGGGCTGAACGTGTTCGTGGGCGCCGCCCTGTGCATCACCATGCTGGGCCTGGGCTGCACGGTGGACGTGAACCACTTCGGGGAGCACGTCCGCCGGCCCGTGGGCGCGCTGCTGGCCGCGCTCTGCCAGTTCGGCTTGCTGCCGCTGCTGGCCTTCCTGCTGGCCCTGGCCTTCTCGCTGAACGAGGTGGCCGCCGTGGCCGTGCTCCTGTGCGGCTGCTGCCCCGGCGGGAATCTCTCCAACCTCATGTCCCTGCTGGTGGACGGCGACATGAACCTCAG CATCATCATGACCATCTCCTCCACGCTTCTGGCCCTGGTCTTGATGCCCCTGTGCCTGTGGATCTATAGCCGGGCTTGGATCAACACCCCCCTGGTGCAGTTACTACCGCTGGGGGCAGTGACCCTAACTCTCTGCGGCACCCTCATCCCTATTGGCCTAGGGGTGTTCATTCGGTACAAATACAACCGGGTGGCGGACTACATTGTGAAG GTTTCCCTGTGGTCTCTGCTAGTGACGCTTGTGGTCCTTTTCATAATGACTGGCACTATGTTAGGACCTGAACTGCTGGCGAGTATCCCCGCAAGTGTTTACATGATAGCAATTTTTATGCCTTTGGCAGGCTATGCCTCAGGTTATGGCTTAGCTACTCTCTTCCACCTTCCACCCAACTGCAGGAGGACTGTATGCCTGGAAACGGGGAGTCAGAATGTGCAGCTCTGCACTGCTATTCTGAAACTGGCCTTCCCACCACGATTCATAGGAAGTATGTACATGTTTCCCTTGCTTTATGCCCTTTTCCAGTCTGCAGAAGCAGGGATTTtggttttaatatataaaatgtatggaAGTGAAATATTGCACAAGCGGGATCCTCTAGATGAAGATGAAGATACAGATATTTCTTacaagaaactgaaagaagaggaaatggcaGACACTTCCTATGGCACAGTGAAAGCTGATAATTTAATTATGATGGAAACCACTCAGACTTCTCTCTGA